One Qipengyuania gaetbuli genomic region harbors:
- the rplM gene encoding 50S ribosomal protein L13, producing the protein MKALTKATRSIKPAEVEKNWHIVDAEGLVVGRLAAIVANILRGKHKPSFTPHVDCGDHVIVINADKVVFTGKKMNDKVYYKHTGHPGGIKETTPAKVLEGRFPERVLEKAVQRMIPRGPLGRAQMKALHLYAGTEHPHDGQKPQVLDVASMNRKNKAAA; encoded by the coding sequence ATGAAGGCTCTCACCAAGGCCACCCGGTCGATCAAACCGGCAGAGGTCGAAAAGAACTGGCACATCGTCGACGCCGAAGGGCTCGTCGTCGGTCGCCTCGCGGCAATCGTCGCCAACATCCTGCGCGGCAAGCACAAGCCGAGCTTCACGCCGCACGTCGATTGCGGCGACCATGTCATCGTCATCAATGCCGACAAGGTGGTCTTCACCGGCAAGAAGATGAACGACAAGGTCTATTACAAGCACACCGGTCACCCGGGCGGCATCAAGGAAACGACTCCGGCGAAGGTCCTCGAAGGCCGCTTCCCCGAGCGCGTCCTGGAAAAGGCCGTGCAGCGCATGATCCCGCGCGGCCCGCTCGGCCGTGCGCAGATGAAGGCGCTCCACCTCTATGCCGGCACCGAACACCCGCATGACGGCCAGAAGCCGCAGGTGCTCGACGTTGCCTCGATGAACCGCAAGAACAAGGCTGCTGCATAA
- a CDS encoding AMP-dependent synthetase/ligase: protein MLSDIDSANNLVELFLKRADEKSGQPFFGWKEGGSWQTMTWGEAADRVCLLAESLRGLGLVDGDRVCLVSENRPEWCIADLAIMAAGCITVPAYVTNTERDHVHILDNSGSRAVIVSNEKLLKPLHGALQASGIAEHVIGIEDLHRQQSGSFTFHDWDKLTTGDAAAARKAVDERIAKIGRSDTACIIYTSGTGGAPRGVLQHHGAILCNIAGAAEILIEDFGIADDERFLSFLPLSHAYEHTGGQFLPISVGAQIYYSEGLEKLASNIEETRPTIMVVVPRLFEVLRTRIMKQVQKQGGLAERLMNTALEVGARRAEGKRQFGDGLKDAMVGRLLKPKIRQRFGGRIKAMVSGGAPLNPDVGIFFESMGLTMLQGYGQTEAGPVISCNRPAAGIAMHSVGPAMRGVEIRIAEDGEILCRGELVMHGYWQNDAETARTIKDGWLHTGDIGHLDEKNRIVITDRKKDMIVNDKGDNVAPQKIEGMLTLQPEIGQAMVAGDKRPYIVGLIVPDAEWAVEWARVHGKKFDLKALQDDPEFRTAVRGAVDRVNKDLSVIEKVRQFAFADEAFTIENEEMTPSMKIRRHKIRERYADRLDGLYRS, encoded by the coding sequence GTGCTGTCGGACATCGATTCCGCCAACAATCTGGTCGAACTATTCCTGAAGCGCGCCGACGAGAAATCCGGGCAGCCGTTCTTCGGCTGGAAGGAAGGCGGCAGCTGGCAAACCATGACCTGGGGCGAGGCGGCCGACCGCGTCTGCCTGCTGGCCGAAAGCCTGCGCGGCCTCGGCCTCGTCGATGGCGACCGGGTGTGCCTCGTGTCCGAAAACCGTCCCGAATGGTGCATCGCCGACCTCGCCATCATGGCGGCGGGCTGCATCACCGTGCCCGCCTATGTCACCAATACCGAGCGTGACCACGTCCACATCCTCGACAATTCGGGCTCGCGCGCGGTCATCGTCTCGAACGAGAAGCTGCTCAAGCCGCTCCACGGCGCGCTGCAGGCCTCCGGCATCGCCGAGCACGTTATCGGCATCGAGGATTTGCACCGCCAGCAATCGGGCAGCTTCACCTTCCACGACTGGGACAAGCTGACCACGGGCGATGCCGCCGCAGCGCGCAAGGCGGTAGACGAACGGATCGCCAAGATCGGGCGCAGCGACACCGCCTGCATCATCTACACCAGCGGCACCGGCGGCGCGCCGCGCGGCGTGCTGCAGCACCACGGCGCGATCCTGTGCAACATCGCAGGGGCCGCCGAAATCCTGATCGAGGATTTCGGGATTGCCGACGACGAACGCTTCCTCTCGTTCCTCCCGCTGAGCCACGCTTACGAGCATACCGGCGGGCAGTTCCTGCCGATCAGCGTGGGCGCGCAGATCTATTATTCGGAAGGCCTCGAAAAGCTCGCCAGCAATATCGAGGAAACCCGCCCGACCATCATGGTCGTCGTGCCGCGCCTGTTCGAAGTGCTGCGCACGCGCATCATGAAGCAGGTCCAGAAGCAGGGCGGCCTGGCCGAAAGGCTGATGAACACCGCGCTCGAAGTCGGCGCCCGCCGCGCCGAGGGCAAGCGCCAGTTCGGCGACGGCTTGAAGGACGCAATGGTCGGCCGGCTGCTGAAGCCCAAGATCCGCCAGCGCTTCGGCGGCAGGATCAAAGCGATGGTGTCGGGCGGCGCGCCGCTCAACCCCGATGTCGGCATCTTCTTCGAATCGATGGGCCTCACCATGCTGCAGGGCTACGGCCAGACCGAGGCCGGTCCGGTGATTTCCTGCAACCGGCCTGCCGCCGGTATCGCCATGCACTCGGTCGGTCCGGCCATGCGCGGCGTGGAAATCAGGATTGCCGAGGATGGCGAGATCCTGTGCCGCGGCGAGCTGGTGATGCACGGCTACTGGCAGAACGATGCGGAAACCGCGCGCACGATCAAGGACGGCTGGCTGCACACGGGCGACATCGGCCATCTCGACGAGAAGAACCGCATCGTCATCACCGATCGCAAGAAAGACATGATCGTCAACGACAAGGGCGACAATGTCGCTCCGCAGAAGATCGAGGGCATGCTGACGCTGCAGCCCGAAATCGGCCAGGCGATGGTTGCGGGTGACAAGCGGCCCTACATCGTCGGGCTGATCGTGCCCGATGCGGAATGGGCGGTCGAATGGGCCCGCGTCCATGGCAAGAAGTTCGACCTCAAGGCGCTACAGGACGACCCGGAATTCCGCACCGCCGTGCGCGGCGCGGTCGACCGGGTGAACAAGGATCTCTCGGTCATCGAAAAGGTCCGCCAGTTCGCCTTCGCGGACGAGGCATTCACCATCGAGAACGAGGAAATGACCCCCTCGATGAAGATCCGCCGCCACAAGATCCGCGAACGCTACGCAGACCGGCTGGACGGGCTTTATCGGTCCTGA
- the rpsI gene encoding 30S ribosomal protein S9 gives MADEQKNETVSDLADLKNIAGDAPEGDAAEIAVKADVPLREQELDAQGRAYATGRRKDATARVWLKPGTGKVIVNGRDQEVYFARPTLRLVIDQPFAITERQGQYDVVATVKGGGLSGQAGAVKHGISQALAKYEPALRSTVKAAGFLTRDSRVVERKKYGRAKARRSFQFSKR, from the coding sequence ATGGCCGACGAACAGAAGAACGAAACCGTCTCGGATCTCGCCGATCTGAAGAACATCGCCGGCGACGCCCCCGAGGGTGATGCTGCCGAGATCGCCGTCAAGGCCGACGTTCCCCTGCGCGAGCAGGAACTCGACGCCCAGGGCCGCGCCTATGCGACCGGTCGCCGCAAGGACGCCACCGCGCGCGTCTGGCTGAAGCCGGGCACGGGCAAGGTCATCGTCAACGGTCGTGACCAGGAAGTGTATTTCGCACGTCCGACGCTGCGTCTCGTCATCGACCAGCCGTTCGCCATCACCGAGCGCCAGGGCCAGTACGACGTTGTCGCCACCGTCAAGGGCGGCGGCCTCTCGGGCCAGGCCGGTGCGGTCAAGCACGGCATCTCGCAGGCTCTCGCCAAGTACGAGCCGGCCCTGCGTTCGACGGTCAAGGCCGCCGGCTTCCTCACCCGCGACAGCCGCGTGGTCGAGCGTAAGAAGTACGGCCGTGCCAAGGCACGTCGCAGCTTCCAGTTCTCGAAGCGCTAA
- the cutA gene encoding divalent-cation tolerance protein CutA, producing the protein MSALVYCPFPDAETAQRIGGQLLDEGLIACINIGSSITSLFAWDGERGSAEEIPALLKTDAALLEQAIARLETLHPYDSPAILGWPCQAGAATRGWLGELATGGRNAGK; encoded by the coding sequence GTGAGCGCGCTCGTCTACTGCCCCTTCCCGGACGCAGAGACGGCACAGCGTATCGGGGGCCAGCTGCTCGACGAGGGGCTGATTGCCTGCATCAATATCGGCAGCTCCATCACCTCCCTGTTCGCCTGGGACGGAGAGCGTGGGAGCGCGGAAGAGATACCCGCCCTGCTCAAGACCGACGCCGCCCTTCTCGAACAGGCGATTGCGCGACTGGAAACCTTGCACCCGTACGACAGTCCGGCGATACTGGGCTGGCCCTGTCAGGCAGGCGCGGCAACGCGCGGCTGGCTGGGCGAACTGGCTACGGGGGGTCGCAATGCCGGGAAGTGA
- a CDS encoding metallophosphoesterase family protein, protein MATEARRIFHLSDIHFGLEDNRALDWVQQEIAEKRPDAVAITGDLTMRARHREFAAATSWINSLDAPVTVEVGNHDMPYFNPIERFVDPYRRFRGMREKVEKEIDLGCLAIVPLKTAVRAQPRLNWSKGWVTDAALEKCLAAIDALPDGERALVTVHHPLREVGTQGTALTKNGDKALRELAKRPVVAVLSGHVHDAFDIMEETSEGPVRMIGAGTLSQRTRSTPPSFNDIQWDGETLHVTVRNLQDVETCDMQIDDVPANAMPPREPGEPVAPVRQVPRVDPPVH, encoded by the coding sequence ATGGCTACTGAAGCACGGCGCATCTTCCACCTCTCGGACATCCATTTCGGGCTCGAGGACAATCGCGCGCTCGACTGGGTCCAGCAGGAGATTGCCGAAAAGCGGCCGGATGCCGTGGCCATTACCGGCGACCTGACGATGCGCGCGCGCCACCGCGAGTTTGCCGCAGCGACATCGTGGATCAACTCGCTGGACGCGCCGGTGACGGTCGAGGTCGGCAATCACGACATGCCCTATTTCAATCCGATCGAGCGGTTCGTCGATCCCTACCGCCGGTTCCGCGGAATGCGCGAGAAGGTCGAGAAGGAAATCGACCTCGGCTGCCTTGCCATCGTCCCCCTGAAGACCGCGGTTCGCGCGCAGCCGCGCCTCAACTGGTCGAAGGGCTGGGTCACCGATGCCGCACTAGAGAAGTGTCTTGCTGCGATCGATGCCCTGCCGGATGGGGAGCGCGCGCTGGTGACCGTGCACCATCCGCTGCGCGAAGTGGGGACGCAGGGGACTGCGCTCACCAAGAATGGTGACAAGGCGCTGCGTGAACTGGCGAAGCGCCCAGTCGTTGCGGTGCTGTCCGGCCATGTCCACGATGCCTTCGACATCATGGAGGAGACGAGCGAAGGCCCGGTGCGCATGATCGGCGCCGGCACGCTGTCGCAGCGCACGCGCTCGACGCCGCCCAGCTTCAACGACATCCAGTGGGACGGCGAGACGCTGCATGTGACCGTGCGCAACCTGCAGGACGTGGAGACCTGCGACATGCAGATCGACGACGTGCCGGCAAACGCCATGCCTCCGCGCGAACCGGGCGAACCGGTTGCGCCCGTCCGCCAGGTCCCGCGCGTCGATCCGCCTGTCCACTGA
- a CDS encoding COX15/CtaA family protein codes for MVASPNNTRPIALANWLFAVALMVIVMVAVGGITRLTESGLSITEWKPLTGAIPPLSEGAWQAEFDLYKATGEYKNVTGPAGMDLAAFKFIYFWEWFHRLWGRLIGLAFALPLAWFWVRGAIPQGYKLRLVGLLALGGLQGVFGWFMVKSGLNETMTDVSHFMLSLHFMTAMITLAALVWTALDFRQLAAGHAAKARWTTTASWVGALLFIQLVLAAWVAGLNAGLASDSWPLMQGRFIPEFDASRGLFYAMTHDPYLVHWLHRWWAWIVVAALIVMARKVRAIDRRASKAIHSAFGTQILLGIATVMTGVALWLAVAHQVVGALLVASFTWAAHLLGRKA; via the coding sequence ATGGTTGCCAGCCCCAACAACACCCGCCCCATCGCACTCGCCAACTGGCTGTTTGCCGTGGCCCTGATGGTTATCGTCATGGTCGCCGTGGGCGGGATCACCCGCCTGACCGAGAGCGGCCTTTCGATCACCGAATGGAAACCGCTGACCGGGGCGATCCCCCCGCTGAGCGAGGGGGCGTGGCAGGCCGAGTTCGATCTCTACAAGGCGACCGGCGAATACAAGAACGTGACCGGGCCGGCCGGGATGGACCTGGCCGCCTTCAAGTTCATCTATTTCTGGGAGTGGTTCCACCGCCTTTGGGGACGGCTGATCGGCCTGGCCTTTGCGCTGCCGCTCGCGTGGTTCTGGGTGCGCGGTGCCATTCCGCAAGGGTACAAGCTGCGCCTCGTCGGCCTGCTGGCGCTGGGCGGACTGCAGGGCGTGTTCGGCTGGTTCATGGTCAAGAGCGGCCTCAACGAGACCATGACCGATGTCAGCCACTTCATGCTTTCGCTGCATTTCATGACTGCGATGATCACGCTGGCGGCACTGGTCTGGACCGCGCTCGATTTCCGCCAGCTTGCTGCCGGACACGCCGCGAAGGCGCGCTGGACGACAACCGCAAGCTGGGTGGGCGCGCTGCTCTTCATCCAGCTTGTGCTGGCGGCGTGGGTGGCAGGGCTCAATGCGGGCCTTGCAAGCGATAGCTGGCCGCTGATGCAGGGCCGCTTCATCCCCGAATTCGACGCCTCGCGCGGGCTGTTCTACGCGATGACGCACGACCCCTATCTCGTCCACTGGCTGCACCGCTGGTGGGCGTGGATCGTGGTGGCTGCGCTGATCGTGATGGCGCGCAAGGTCAGGGCGATCGACAGGCGCGCATCGAAGGCCATTCATTCCGCCTTCGGAACGCAAATCCTGCTCGGCATCGCCACCGTCATGACTGGCGTCGCCCTCTGGCTTGCAGTGGCGCACCAGGTCGTTGGCGCATTGCTTGTCGCCAGCTTCACCTGGGCCGCCCACCTGCTCGGCAGAAAAGCGTGA
- the thiS gene encoding sulfur carrier protein ThiS, whose protein sequence is MIALTVNGDTRRTAASTIADLVRELELDPAKVAVEHNGTIAPRSELERHALAEGDVLEIVHFVGGGESSASDDSWTVAGRTFRSRLIVGTGKYKDFEQNAAALEASGAEIVTVAVRRVNVSDPKAPMLTDYVDPKKITYLPNTAGCFTADEAIRTLRLAREAGGWDLVKLEVLGEAKTLYPDMRETLVATETLAKEGFLPMVYCVDDPIAAKQLEDAGAVAVMPLGAPIGSGLGIQNRVTIRLIKEGASVPVLVDAGVGTASDAAVAMELGCDGVLMNTAIAEAKDPIRMARAMKLAVEAGRDAYLAGRMATRKYADPSSPLAGLI, encoded by the coding sequence ATGATTGCGCTGACCGTAAATGGCGATACCCGCCGCACCGCTGCCTCCACCATCGCCGATCTCGTGCGCGAGCTGGAGCTCGACCCTGCCAAGGTTGCGGTCGAGCACAATGGCACCATCGCGCCCCGCAGCGAACTGGAACGCCATGCGCTGGCCGAAGGCGACGTGCTGGAAATCGTCCACTTCGTCGGCGGGGGCGAAAGTTCTGCATCGGACGACAGCTGGACCGTCGCGGGCCGCACTTTCCGCAGCCGCCTGATCGTCGGCACGGGCAAGTACAAGGACTTCGAACAGAACGCCGCCGCGCTCGAAGCCTCGGGTGCGGAAATCGTCACTGTCGCCGTCCGCCGGGTCAATGTCAGCGATCCCAAGGCGCCGATGCTGACCGATTATGTCGACCCGAAGAAGATCACCTACCTGCCGAACACGGCGGGTTGCTTCACGGCCGACGAAGCCATCCGTACGCTGCGCCTCGCGCGCGAAGCTGGTGGCTGGGACCTGGTCAAGCTGGAGGTGCTGGGCGAGGCGAAGACGCTTTATCCCGACATGCGCGAAACGCTGGTCGCGACCGAGACGCTGGCCAAGGAGGGCTTCCTTCCGATGGTCTACTGCGTCGATGATCCGATTGCGGCCAAGCAGCTGGAAGATGCAGGCGCCGTCGCGGTCATGCCGCTGGGCGCGCCGATCGGCTCGGGCCTCGGCATCCAGAACCGCGTGACCATCCGCCTGATCAAGGAAGGCGCGAGCGTGCCGGTGCTCGTCGATGCCGGTGTCGGCACCGCTTCCGACGCGGCAGTCGCCATGGAACTGGGCTGCGACGGCGTGCTGATGAATACGGCCATTGCCGAGGCGAAGGACCCCATCCGCATGGCCCGCGCGATGAAACTGGCGGTCGAGGCCGGCCGCGACGCCTATCTCGCCGGGCGCATGGCAACGCGCAAATATGCCGACCCGTCGAGCCCGCTCGCAGGCCTGATCTGA
- a CDS encoding MerC domain-containing protein — protein MLQRAISPIRRRLDRVGIGLSGLCAIHCLASIVLVSGLGVGGEFFLSPDIHRYGLVVATLVAAVAIGWGALRHRMAAPFVIAMTGLTFMGGALAVPHGVKEAVLTIIGVALVSLGHILNMRHCHSAACKERCGD, from the coding sequence ATGTTGCAACGCGCCATCTCTCCGATTCGGCGTCGACTCGACCGTGTCGGGATCGGCCTCTCGGGCCTGTGCGCGATTCACTGCCTCGCCTCGATCGTGCTGGTGTCCGGCCTGGGTGTGGGCGGGGAGTTCTTCCTGTCGCCCGATATCCATCGCTACGGACTGGTCGTCGCGACGCTGGTTGCGGCGGTGGCGATCGGCTGGGGCGCCCTGCGCCACCGCATGGCCGCACCCTTCGTCATCGCCATGACCGGCCTTACCTTCATGGGCGGCGCGCTGGCCGTGCCGCACGGGGTGAAGGAAGCGGTCCTGACGATCATCGGCGTCGCGCTCGTCTCGCTCGGCCACATCCTCAATATGCGCCATTGCCATTCCGCCGCTTGCAAGGAGCGCTGCGGAGACTAA